TCTGACAAAAAATGAACAGAAGAGAATGTGGGACTGTACTTATAAGTATACCTTTGAAGAAgcataaaaaatgaagtttttctgTATCCCAGGGCCCTGTATAATGTTTGCTCAAGTCCAGAGCAAATAATCACCGTCGGGTCAGTTATAAATGAACAGAAATTAAAATCCAGCGAATCCAAACAGCCTACATTTATCTGTTCCCTACTTGAGGTGAGAAAAACAAATTGTGACAACAGTTGAAACCATAATGCTCCACCTCCaacatatttaaatattatcacATACAAATTATGTATACAAATTGTAACCGAATGAACTCGGTTTTAGACTTGGCTAACTACAGCCCTATTTCTGTACATTATCTAGTCACAACTGCATCGGTCCATCAGAAAGAACTATGATTAAGAACAAGTTCACTGATAGTCATGGTCACAAATTTGGCTCATTCTCTGTAATTCAAAAGCATTGTTCACGACCTTACAGGACATAATTTATGATTCTAAAAGTGAAACAATAAACAAGAGATATAACTAAAGCTTTAAATGATAGACTAGGAAGCTCCTGTACAAGCAATCAATATTGAAGATTTTTTTGTACCATGTTTCACTATGAACATGCGTAGCAGTACATTAAGATGATACGTTCatctgaacaaaaaaaaagaaaaaaaaaaaaaagcagtaaTAGAAGGCTCACATTATGACGCAGCAAGAGATCTTCAAGAGCCATGCAATCGAGAAGAGAAGAAACCCCATTTGAAGTTACTTCTCCACAGTCCTATACAACAATGCCATTAAATATGGAAACATTCATGAGCACTGAAAGGGCAGAAACCTCACTACACTTTCATGAGTACTAAATACTGAAAATAAACCAAAGCTTTGATGGTTGAAATAGCACAAGTAACACCTCTAGAGGCATTCCAGGGAATGAATAAGTAGACAATCATGTCATGCTAAATGACTATGCAGCGAAAAAAATCATACATATGAGAAAAGATACAAGGGGAGGAGCGGTGGCTTAGATCATTTGTCATCAACACAGAGCAAGCATTTTGGCTAGAAGCACTAAACGCCCAATGTGAGAGTTTTATTCAAGATTTTCTCAGGCTATTTAAAccaaatttctttcttgttttccattctcttttgttttttcatatatatatatatatttttttttttctcaggaAACTCAACAAGagcaagaagatgaagaagacaGCAGGTGCTCTTGGAGCTTTAACCATCACTCATCTCCATCAGAAGCACCTTAAGAAAATTTTAGTGGATCTATAtcaaattttagtttaatatacAAAGGGATTTGAGCATTCATccaagagaaaagaaacaattaCAAACCTCTAGATGGATAGAAGTCAAGCCTGGGCATCCATGTGAGATGATCTGTTGAGAATCTGTGATAAAGACCAAAAGGAAACTTCAGAAAAACATATCAATTACCGCCCCAACACTCGCAAAGAGTATGGCCGTTATTTCAAATCTGCTACAAACAGACACTAAGCCATGTATAGAACATAGCAGAAAGGGATTATCTGACATGCAGATAATACAATTAACCAATTAATGATGGGTCTCATTGGCTTCTTGTTAACATTTGAACTATAACGAGAATTCAGATCATGAAACATGAATAAGAGGACCCAAGTAATACAACCAATTTATGCAGTAGAGTATAAATTATGTACTTCACAAATAAAAACTCCTTACCTGAATTGAGAAGCTTACATCCTAGCAGTGAAAGCTCAACCAAGTTTGCACAATTCTGAGTCAGAATAGCCAAATCATTATTTGTCATCCAAGGGGTTACTCTTTCAAGCTGCAATTTCTTCAGATTTGGCATAGAAAAGTTGAAGCTTGATATAGATATATCACCAAGGCAATAGCACAAAGCCAACACTCGCAAATTTCTCAAGGATGTCATCATGTTCGTTATGACAGTGTCAGATATGACCTGTAAAAGAACCCAGATCACTAAACAAAGTGACAACCATAATGAAAGTGTTTCAATTTTCAagggataaaaaataatatgtgcCACTTGATAATCTATACTGGTCTCCGTCCTATGAGAGGTCATCAGATAATCCATTACACAATAGCAAGGAAAGTTTCTCTTTCTGAAAAGTAAAAGAAGTGCAAGAAAGGGCCCAAATACAATCAGCCTAAACAAGGAAATATCTCCCCGTGTCTACTGTTTCAATCCTATAAAATTATCATCTGATCATTTATTCCTTCAGAGAATCAAAACGTACAAGGCTACTCATTGCATAGTGAACATAATTATCTTGCAGGAGTTATCCAAGACACGGAAGCATGTCCTTGTTGTGAACCTATGGCATGTGTAAGACACTTTCTAAAGAGCAAGTAAAACCTAAAAGAATTCCAATTATTTGAAGATGAAGAATTTCAATTTAAAGGGCAAGTATCTCGAATTTCTTTGAATAATTAATacctgaaaatgaaaaattactgACTCTAACATTGGACAAGTTGCGGATAGTTGCTTCAGTCCATTTTCACCTAATGAGCCACCTAAACCCACAGTTATTGACCTTAGTGACATAATAGCAGGTTGGAGAGCTTCCAGAGAAAAGCAAGAGAATCCCCATCCTAGTGCAATTTCTTCTAATCTGCATTTCTTGCCTAACTCAACATACAGTTCTTTAAATGTATACGAGGATGAAAATTCCCCCCCTGAGGTGTTACTTTCTGGTTGACACATATCTCTGCAGCCCCTCACTTTCAAGCACTTCAAACCAGGATTTCCACGGACTATCCAAGCTAACGCAGCTCCAGAAACCTGCAATATTAGAAGCATGATATCCTTGGTTCAAACAAAACTGCATCTGTAGTAATTAGCACATAATCACCACGGCTGCAACAGCAAGAACAAGGAGACTAAAAAACACGTGGTCTTTCTATTTGGTCAGCTGTGTCAGCCACTGAAGTTTAATGTCTCTTTGCCTTCAATCaaattggtttaaaatttaGGGCCTAAGAAGAATCAAAATTAAAgccaacaaaacaaacacactTCTTTCAAACTTATGTCTTCCACAAGGAAAACATGCTATTCGATGGATTGGGTTGGGGAGCCAATTGATATTGGCTCTCTAGACATGATTATTCTTCTCAAATCGAAATCATAGTGtttcctagtttttttttttttttttaagaaaaaaaaaaaaaaaaccttttatgtGGATTTATATCAGGAACTCTTGATGGCAATCCAATTTTGTCCCACTTGCAGTTATAGATGAGAATGTGTCTGGCATACTGTATCTATTAGTTCTAGTTTTAAATTCAAACTagctaatatttaaaaaattcatcatCATTGATCAAGCAATTTCTTCACAAAAGGATATGCAAATGACACTTTCATATACTCTAGCAGGGATAAAATTCCAGGTTCCATAAATCTGATGACTAACCATAGTATTAGAAACATCAAGCATCTCCAAGGAAGAACCTGGGAAACAATGCAGAGCTTGGTCAACCAGGTGAGCGTCCCTCAAGCAAAGACTCTTCAGCATTTGTGTTTGAGACAGAAGCTTTAGAAGAGATGTTTCATCGACACctgcaaaaacacacacacacacaaacatataAGTACATCTTCAGGCataaaaaatcctaaattaGTTTCTTCAAACCAAATAAGACACTACCTGAACTTAGAAAACCCTAATCCCAATTGATTTGACTTGGTTATGCATACCGTCACATTTTATAGTTCCTTAGGTCATATCTTCTTTTAAATCATAATCAATCGTGTTCTGAATGAAGAGATTTCTTACATGCAATAGGCACCTCAAGATTTTGAAGAGACCATATAGAGTGAAGTCAAGGCCGCAAGAACAGACATCACAGTCCATGACATAAAAGGGACCGAGAAAAGCAAAAAGGCAAAGAAGGGGGAATTTAGCTAACCCGAATATATTAAGACAAAGCTTTGTTAAGTGAAGCATATGCTTCGTCAAGCAAATGTCCTGGATTCCTCTCACCTACAATTATTACTTCTTTTCAGGCTTATATTTCAAGTACATAGATCCAAAAGTTGAAGGCAAAAAAGTAGAAAACTTATGTACTACTAGTACACTATCAATCAATCATGGGAATTGAACTCCATAaagatgtgaaaaaaataatttcaacatCATCACATTCTAAAGCCCAAGGGCAGGTTCTTACACGTTACTCACCCGTCCGCCACTGGAAACATCACTTCCCGTCCAACTTGCATGTGTTAAGCATGCTGCCAGCGTTTTTAGCCATTAAATCCAATAGATGGTAAAGAATAAAAAACTTGACTATGAAGGAAGGTTACTTTAAGGAATACAAAATAAGATTATTTGCCCATCCCCTCCTTCACCTCTTTAAATGTTTTATCAGGTGTTATGTAGTCCGGGCAACATGCCGTTTCCATGGAATATTTGGTGAGCAGGGCATCCATTCAGACATGGGCTGCTCTGCAGAATCTATTTCTACAGTAGATAAATTGGTGAAGCGCAGGAATTTCGTAGTAAGCAGGTATTCAGACCATAAATTGCCAATGGTCTTCAGACCAAATAGTGTCTCCTCCCTGATAACTAAAGAGTGGACAGTGAGTTTACAGCTTCAATCTCATGTGCGTACGTGAGTTGTGTATTTACCTATTAAAGACAAGTAAGAAGGTGCTATATATTTAAAAAGGATGCAGAAACCGTGGATCACTTGTTTTTACATTGTGCAGTTGTACAGCTCTTTGGTCCTTGGTTTTCTCTCGTTGGAGTTTCTAGAGTTATGCCATGTTCTGTTTTTATGGACTATTGGCTTGCTGGAAGAGGAATTTTGGTAGGGGAAGGATTATCATTgtttgaaaagaagaaacctAATGTGGAGAATTTGGTTGGAGAGGAACAAGTGGGAGTTTGAAAGCGAGGAGCAATCAGTGGGAGAGcacaaattttgttttctcaaagtgTCGATGATTTAAATTTGGACATTGTTGTCGTTTGCTTTTCCCCCACCTCTGGTGCAGTAAACTTCACTTCTACTCGGGATGCACCTTTAAAAGACACTTTCAATAAATTGTTACCaataaaacgaaaaagaaaaacagcttTACAGTTCCATCTCAACAAAATAGCAGAGGGGTGAGAGTGAGAGTAAGATGAAGGAAATAACACTCACCCTTGCAGCCACCCATATGCAGTTTTCGAAGATTAAATGCCAAAGAATTATGCTTCAATCCAACACAGGCAGCAGGATGGTTATCATGATCAGAAATACCAGAGCAAAGAGCCAGCACTGATTTAATCCCAAAAGAAGTATCACAGACTACAATTGAGTGTAGTTTCATACATTTGCATAGAAGATTTGATATACCAACATCTGTTAATGATATGCACCCTTTAAGGTTCAGGTCTTGCAAGGAAGCGCGGAATTTTGAGATATACTGGAGATCCAAATCTAGCATAAACATTAAAAGAAATAGTTAGTAGCGTGGAGTAAATTAtcataagaagaaaaagaaaaagaaaaatagcaaCAATTACAATCCCTGGGGGATAGCAAATTGGCTAGGGCGCTGTGCGTGGAGGTGATCCAGCCAAGGAAGTTTGGAGGATGGTTCcattgtgtgtaatgtggtgtatttggtgTGACAAGAATGCTCGGCATTTTGAAGACGTAGAGACCTCAACATTCGAATTGAGGAAGCTTCTACTTAACACAATATACATTTGGATCGCGGCTCATCATAGAGAGCGTGATTTTACTAATGcagattttctaaatttatgtatttctttttcttcctattaggggttctcttgtatactttctgtgtacaaGAGTTGTGTACCTATACACTTTATTAATGATAtgacattacttatcaaaaaacaaaaaaaaactagagcACAGTAATGCACGTGCGATATATGCATGCAAACACTAGCTATAACTTTTCCACCAGACACATCAAAGATAGTAAAATCCATTCACGAGTTGATATTTAcaggctttaaaaaaaatgcaccGACAGTTTGTGTTCATATTAACTGCTATCACAAAGTTTATGTCCATCATGTAGAGTATTCTATCCCACTGATATCCTACACTGTGAGATCAGTAAAAGTACCTCTAAATCACAAAGTGAGATTTCATAAAATCGTGAATTCCACCCAATTTGACTCTAAGCATAAAGATTTTTAAAGAATTAGCGTGCAAACGCTAATCACATAACTAGGATATGGAAAACCATCTTTTGGAGGAATTACACAATGACTCATTATCCAATGACAAAAAAGGGTTAAAAGAAAACAGACAGATGAAAATCTCACCACAGAGATCACTTCGGCCCTCCAGCGTGAGTTTTGTGATATTTGACAATGATAGTCCAGACCTTTTTGATGATGTAACATCCACAGGATCATCAACAACCCTAAAGAACTTGTTTGATGGTGATAGTGTAATAGCTGGACTTGAGGATACAACTGACACCTGTGCTGGTATAAGAGGACTAATATCACTGCTTAAGTCAACTTCACAGAGCAGAGGGAAGTTCTGCACCAATTGATGCAAAATTGTTGTCTTGACATTCAAAAGATAAGCTGCTTTCAGTGTTCTTATAGAAGGAAATGACATGCTGAAGCACATAATGGCAGCTTCAAGATGCAGCTTTTGACACTTGGAAATATCTACCTCCTGCACTGCTTCAAAGGAAGACATCGGCAGCAAACACAGTAGATTCAGACATTTATCTCCCTCCTCGAGACTTTCAAGGATAAGGGAAATCTGATTAACAATATTTCGTAATGCAGGTTCCACAGCATGTGAAGAAGGAAGCACAGAAAGGAGCATAATGGCTAATGTTATCTGTGGACAACCTGAAAGGTTCACCTTCTGCACGGGGAGGAAAGATTTAATTCATACAATCATGAAGAATGTGCAAGAGACATGGAAATCGTGCATCTGAACCCTAATTAAAGCAGGTGAAAGAGGCTGTGCACATCAACTTTTTTTtgatgggtaaaaaaaaaaaaaaaagttgatgtgCACAGCCTCTTTCACCTGCTTTAATTAGGGTTCAGATATTAGGCTGTGCACATCAACTTAATGACATAAATTACAGATATTGGAAAACTAAAAGCCAGAAAGAACCAGGAACGTTCAGTTTCTGTacagaaaggaaaaattatgtGATACAGTTATAAACTGCATGCCAGAGGCCCAGAGACAAGTTGAGCAATTGAACTCTAAGGCAGGTGAAATTGGCTTACTGATATTGGAAAACCAAACACCAGAAGGCTTCATGAATTCCTTCAGGATTTTGATTCATCTAACTAAAGGATTCCTCCATTCCAGGTACAACTAAATTGCCTTGTTTGACACACTCTTCCCCACTCCCCagcctaaaaaaagaaaagaaagatagaatagaaaatggaaaagcTACCATGCTACAGAAACTGCATATGATACCTATCCGATTCTTATCCAAATAGTAGGGGTAAGTTGTAACGCTTGCAAtttatttatactttatttCGATTTTGCTTTCAGAAAATTAAATGACGCTTCTTCTAGGTTCCACTCAAGAAttcatattttaagaaaaacgtGCATGGCAGAGCAGACTTTGTCTTTTCTGTGATCAAAGATTCAAAATAACCCTACATCTTATCAAAACACCCCTTGATGGTCTATTTGTACCCAAATTTTTTGATGAATCTATTTGTACCCAAATTAAAGAGCTATAACTAGAATTGAAAAGGTAAATTAAAAGGATCTCACGTCCACCACTCCTATTTCTCAAGAAGTTGAATCTCAGAAAGTAATGCCTATCCATGTTCAATTGGCATTATATGTCGGGAAATCATTCATAggatttattgttattttgccCTTCTAGCTTTTCTTAGCCCAACCAAATGAACCCTAAACAAGAAAGCCAACAAAATCCCAAAAAGTAATTGTACGGGCTCCAAGGGCACTTGCAGAGTTTTTCCAAAGAGAATACCTTGGAATATTCCGTTAATCGAATCCTGAGATGCTGCACGTCACCATCTCCTAAGAAATTCACGGAAAATGGGGGTGGAACAGTCATTAGTCTAAAAATTGAGTCAATGCTCTCCTCAAAAAGCTTAGAGAAATGGCGAGACCTTCTTTTCCCTGAAATATGAAACCAAATCAACTTGTTTCATAAAcgaattttatgaagaaaaaaattagtaaatatCTTTTGATGCTGTAAAGAAAACATCCAGAAAATTAAGCATACCTGCAGCAAACCATAAAGGCAAAAGGCTAATGCGGACCTTTCAAcataaacaacaacaacaacaacaaagagTGAGCATACCAAAAGAatatcacaattgattcaaacgttagaaaaaaaatttaatttccagATAAGAAATACACAGTTCATACGTAGTTAATTCTCCTTTTCGTACTGCAATCACATATATAAAACTAGCCAGGATAATTTACAGGGAATGGCACCTTCACTAGAAAACTCTAATTTTGGGTCCTCAAGTTAAACATTGACGCATGAAAGCTTACTTGTCTAAAGATGCTATGACAATCATTGCCAGTTCTGCTGAAGTTTTCCAACTGTTCCGCATAAGCATCAACCCAAACTAAAAGTGCATCAGAAAGATGCATCTCACTGTCAAAGATCAGTAAAACATTAGAGTTCCCAAACATATTGCATAAAAttgaattaatatatttaaaggATAACTGATCAACCTGTCAATCGTCAAGTGGGGATGCTGAGTACAAGATAAAAGCAACTTGTATGGAACATCTATAAAAAATTTGCTAGACGTGGCCCACATCTGCCCAGAAAACACACCATCATTAGCTTCCATTGACAGGAGGTTAGAACaatgtaaaaacaaaatatttgcaCATAGTAAAATCAAATTATCGCAACTTTTTGAATACGCATCCATGAACTTGGCAGCATTAAAGCCAAGCATACCAAAGAAGGAAGAGAAAACAAGGTGAAGAATCATTTATAAATATGTACTTGACCCTGAGTCCCTGACTGCTTATAGTAAATATAACCACCAAGTAAACTTGGACTAACTTGGATTGTCTTGGCACTCTAACAAGACAATATGCCTGTTTCTCAAACTAAAAGCAAACTCCTGAGCCAGCAACTA
Above is a genomic segment from Corylus avellana chromosome ca9, CavTom2PMs-1.0 containing:
- the LOC132192341 gene encoding BTB/POZ domain-containing protein FBL11 isoform X2, which produces MASSSDDDDFVILVCTNPNPIEAETKQKEINISTRDILSWDLPTILSYQTLKVHASRIRLVEQSSYFRGLLSGSFSESCLECISIQWSLETFVDVLKCIYGCTLDVTSNNIVPLFEGALYFGVERLLLKCRVWFSEVSSSEDSGSPQIQLDDLIHIWRFGLECANDFLPELCASYLARNFMWATSSKFFIDVPYKLLLSCTQHPHLTIDSEMHLSDALLVWVDAYAEQLENFSRTGNDCHSIFRQVRISLLPLWFAAGKRRSRHFSKLFEESIDSIFRLMTVPPPFSVNFLGDGDVQHLRIRLTEYSKKVNLSVQEVDISKCQKLHLEAAIMCFSMSFPSIRTLKAAYLLNVKTTILHQLVQNFPLLCEVDLSSDISPLIPAQVSVVSSSPAITLSPSNKFFRVVDDPVDVTSSKRSGLSLSNITKLTLEGRSDLCDLDLQYISKFRASLQDLNLKGCISLTDVGISNLLCKCMKLHSIVVCDTSFGIKSVLALCSGISDHDNHPAACVGLKHNSLAFNLRKLHMGGCKGVDETSLLKLLSQTQMLKSLCLRDAHLVDQALHCFPGSSLEMLDVSNTMVSGAALAWIVRGNPGLKCLKVRGCRDMCQPESNTSGGEFSSSYTFKELYVELGKKCRLEEIALGWGFSCFSLEALQPAIMSLRSITVGLGGSLGENGLKQLSATCPMLESVIFHFQVISDTVITNMMTSLRNLRVLALCYCLGDISISSFNFSMPNLKKLQLERVTPWMTNNDLAILTQNCANLVELSLLGCKLLNSDSQQIISHGCPGLTSIHLEDCGEVTSNGVSSLLDCMALEDLLLRHNGPGIQKNFIFYASSKLPMLRKVSLDLCDASEGEFDIPDYDDMCFLSTVKIARCKSQRCNFNLPAQRRTVHKGTLVLVRNSKNLIRTVVKERL
- the LOC132192341 gene encoding BTB/POZ domain-containing protein FBL11 isoform X1, giving the protein MASSSDDDDFVILVCTNPNPIEAETKQKEINISTRDILSWDLPTILSYQTLKVHASRIRLVEQSSYFRGLLSGSFSESCLECISIQWSLETFVDVLKCIYGCTLDVTSNNIVPLFEGALYFGVERLLLKCRVWFSEVSSSEDSGSPQIQLDDLIHIWRFGLECANDFLPELCASYLARNFMWATSSKFFIDVPYKLLLSCTQHPHLTIDSEMHLSDALLVWVDAYAEQLENFSRTGNDCHSIFRQVRISLLPLWFAAGKRRSRHFSKLFEESIDSIFRLMTVPPPFSVNFLGDGDVQHLRIRLTEYSKKVNLSGCPQITLAIMLLSVLPSSHAVEPALRNIVNQISLILESLEEGDKCLNLLCLLPMSSFEAVQEVDISKCQKLHLEAAIMCFSMSFPSIRTLKAAYLLNVKTTILHQLVQNFPLLCEVDLSSDISPLIPAQVSVVSSSPAITLSPSNKFFRVVDDPVDVTSSKRSGLSLSNITKLTLEGRSDLCDLDLQYISKFRASLQDLNLKGCISLTDVGISNLLCKCMKLHSIVVCDTSFGIKSVLALCSGISDHDNHPAACVGLKHNSLAFNLRKLHMGGCKGVDETSLLKLLSQTQMLKSLCLRDAHLVDQALHCFPGSSLEMLDVSNTMVSGAALAWIVRGNPGLKCLKVRGCRDMCQPESNTSGGEFSSSYTFKELYVELGKKCRLEEIALGWGFSCFSLEALQPAIMSLRSITVGLGGSLGENGLKQLSATCPMLESVIFHFQVISDTVITNMMTSLRNLRVLALCYCLGDISISSFNFSMPNLKKLQLERVTPWMTNNDLAILTQNCANLVELSLLGCKLLNSDSQQIISHGCPGLTSIHLEDCGEVTSNGVSSLLDCMALEDLLLRHNGPGIQKNFIFYASSKLPMLRKVSLDLCDASEGEFDIPDYDDMCFLSTVKIARCKSQRCNFNLPAQRRTVHKGTLVLVRNSKNLIRTVVKERL
- the LOC132192341 gene encoding BTB/POZ domain-containing protein FBL11 isoform X3, whose amino-acid sequence is MWATSSKFFIDVPYKLLLSCTQHPHLTIDSEMHLSDALLVWVDAYAEQLENFSRTGNDCHSIFRQVRISLLPLWFAAGKRRSRHFSKLFEESIDSIFRLMTVPPPFSVNFLGDGDVQHLRIRLTEYSKKVNLSGCPQITLAIMLLSVLPSSHAVEPALRNIVNQISLILESLEEGDKCLNLLCLLPMSSFEAVQEVDISKCQKLHLEAAIMCFSMSFPSIRTLKAAYLLNVKTTILHQLVQNFPLLCEVDLSSDISPLIPAQVSVVSSSPAITLSPSNKFFRVVDDPVDVTSSKRSGLSLSNITKLTLEGRSDLCDLDLQYISKFRASLQDLNLKGCISLTDVGISNLLCKCMKLHSIVVCDTSFGIKSVLALCSGISDHDNHPAACVGLKHNSLAFNLRKLHMGGCKGVDETSLLKLLSQTQMLKSLCLRDAHLVDQALHCFPGSSLEMLDVSNTMVSGAALAWIVRGNPGLKCLKVRGCRDMCQPESNTSGGEFSSSYTFKELYVELGKKCRLEEIALGWGFSCFSLEALQPAIMSLRSITVGLGGSLGENGLKQLSATCPMLESVIFHFQVISDTVITNMMTSLRNLRVLALCYCLGDISISSFNFSMPNLKKLQLERVTPWMTNNDLAILTQNCANLVELSLLGCKLLNSDSQQIISHGCPGLTSIHLEDCGEVTSNGVSSLLDCMALEDLLLRHNGPGIQKNFIFYASSKLPMLRKVSLDLCDASEGEFDIPDYDDMCFLSTVKIARCKSQRCNFNLPAQRRTVHKGTLVLVRNSKNLIRTVVKERL